In Streptomyces seoulensis, the following are encoded in one genomic region:
- a CDS encoding GTP-binding protein, with the protein MVFERRAERGKPPVEPVTLKILVAGGFGVGKTTMVGAVSEIRPLRTEEVLTEAGRPVDDTDGVEGKRTTTVAMDFGRITLRADLVLYLFGTPGQERFWFMWDELSEGALGAVVLADTRRLEDCFAAVDYFERRSIPFVVGVNCFEGAARYPAESVRKALDLDPDVPVLLTDARDRESVKAVLIGVVQHAMDLAAERRRALAT; encoded by the coding sequence ATGGTCTTCGAGCGACGAGCTGAACGCGGCAAGCCCCCCGTCGAGCCCGTCACGCTCAAGATCCTGGTGGCCGGAGGGTTCGGCGTCGGCAAGACCACCATGGTCGGCGCGGTCAGCGAGATCCGGCCGCTGCGCACCGAGGAGGTGCTGACCGAGGCCGGACGCCCCGTCGACGACACCGATGGCGTCGAGGGCAAGCGCACCACCACCGTGGCCATGGACTTCGGCCGCATCACCCTCCGCGCCGACCTCGTGCTCTATCTGTTCGGCACGCCCGGCCAGGAGCGCTTCTGGTTCATGTGGGACGAGCTGTCCGAGGGCGCGCTCGGCGCGGTCGTCCTCGCCGACACCCGGCGCCTGGAGGACTGCTTCGCCGCCGTCGACTACTTCGAGCGCCGGTCCATCCCCTTCGTGGTCGGCGTCAACTGCTTCGAGGGGGCCGCCCGTTACCCGGCGGAGTCGGTCCGCAAGGCGCTCGACCTCGACCCGGACGTGCCGGTGCTGCTGACCGACGCCCGCGACCGGGAGTCGGTCAAGGCCGTCCTGATCGGCGTCGTCCAGCACGCCATGGATTTGGCCGCCGAACGCCGCCGCGCCCTCGCCACCTGA
- a CDS encoding hydantoinase B/oxoprolinase family protein translates to MTGWEFWVDRGGTFTDIVARRPDGALLTRKLLSDHPARYADAAVAGVRALLDGSGEPVEAVRMGTTVATNALLERKGERALLVITRGFRDALRIAYQNRPDIFARHIELPEQLYERVIEVDERIAADGTELRAPDLAALEGELRRAHEDGIRAVAVVCLHSHLHPGHERAVGELAERIGFPQISLSSEVSPLMKLVPRGDTAVVDAYLSPVLHRYVRHVADELRDVRLMFMQSNGGLTEAGQFRGKDAVLSGPAGGIVGMARMSELAGHHRVIGFDMGGTSTDVSHFAGEYERVFTTRIAGVRLRAPMLDIHTVAAGGGSVLHFDGSRYRVGPDSAGADPGPACYRAGGPLTVTDANVMLGRIQPARFPAVFGPGGDQPLDTTAVRDGFAALAREIRAATGDDRTPEQVAEGYLRIAVAGIAGAIKRISVQQGHDVTRYALTTFGGAGGQHACKVADALGIRTVLVPPMAGVLSALGIGLADTTAMREQSVEAPLTEAAMPGVRDTADALEAAARAELRAEHVPENRVRTARRAQLRYDGTDTTLTVDLTAPDAMRRAFEERHRATYSFTLDRDIVVEALSVEATGLTPPPDLSALAPYEGTPAAPDAVRLHTGGAWRDVPLHRRESLPPGHTVTGPAIVTEAGTTTVVDEGWQATANDHGHLVMERTVVTESSRPDTEVDPVLLEVFNNLFMSVAEQMGAQLESTAQSVNIKERLDFSCALFDPDGNLVANAPHIPVHLGSMGTSVKEVVRRRGARMRPGDSYAVNDPYHGGTHLPDVTVITPVFGGGPGDPEILFHVASRGHHAEIGGIAPGSMPAGSRTIEEEGVLFDNWLLTEDGRLREEETRRLLTDAPHPSRNPATNLADLRAQIAANRKGADELGRMTEEFGLDVVQAYMRHVQDNAEESVRRVIDALDDGEYAYETDSGAVIRVQVRVDRAARRATVDFTGTSAQLGTNFNAPSAVVHAAVLYVFRTLVADDIPLNDGCLRPLDIVVPPGSMLAPEAPAAVVAGNVETSQAITGALYAALGVQAEGSGTMNNVTFGNDDHQYYETIASGSGAGDTFPGADVVQTHMTNSRLTDPEVLEWRLPVRLDEFAVRRGSGGAGRQRGGDGAVRRIRFLEPMTVSALSQHRRVPPYGMAGGAPGALGANRVEHADGTVTDLGASGSAEVAPGDVLVVETPGGGGYGTPPDDPARH, encoded by the coding sequence GTGACAGGCTGGGAGTTCTGGGTCGACCGGGGCGGCACCTTCACGGACATCGTCGCGCGCCGCCCCGACGGCGCCCTGCTCACCCGCAAGCTGCTCTCCGACCACCCCGCCCGGTACGCCGACGCGGCCGTGGCGGGCGTCCGCGCGCTCCTCGACGGCTCCGGCGAGCCCGTCGAGGCGGTCAGGATGGGCACCACCGTCGCCACCAACGCGCTGCTGGAGCGCAAGGGCGAGCGCGCCCTGCTGGTGATCACCCGCGGCTTTCGCGACGCCCTGCGGATCGCGTACCAGAACCGCCCGGACATCTTCGCCCGCCACATCGAACTGCCCGAGCAGCTCTACGAGCGCGTGATCGAGGTGGACGAGCGGATCGCCGCCGACGGCACCGAACTGCGCGCCCCCGACCTGGCCGCCCTGGAGGGCGAGCTGCGCCGGGCCCACGAGGACGGCATCCGCGCGGTCGCCGTCGTCTGTCTGCACAGCCACCTCCACCCCGGCCACGAGCGGGCCGTCGGCGAGCTGGCCGAGCGGATCGGCTTCCCGCAGATCTCCCTGTCCAGCGAGGTCAGCCCGCTGATGAAGCTGGTCCCGCGCGGGGACACCGCCGTGGTCGACGCCTACCTCTCGCCCGTGCTGCACCGCTACGTCCGGCACGTCGCCGACGAACTGCGGGACGTGCGGCTGATGTTCATGCAGTCCAACGGCGGGCTCACCGAGGCCGGGCAGTTCCGCGGCAAGGACGCCGTGCTGTCCGGGCCCGCCGGGGGCATCGTCGGCATGGCCCGCATGTCGGAACTGGCCGGACACCACCGCGTCATCGGCTTCGACATGGGCGGCACCTCCACCGACGTCTCGCACTTCGCCGGGGAGTACGAGCGCGTCTTCACCACCCGGATCGCGGGCGTCCGGCTGCGCGCCCCCATGCTGGACATCCACACCGTCGCCGCGGGCGGCGGCTCCGTCCTCCACTTCGACGGCTCCCGCTACCGGGTGGGCCCCGACTCGGCCGGAGCCGACCCAGGCCCGGCCTGCTACCGCGCGGGCGGCCCGCTCACCGTCACCGACGCCAACGTCATGCTCGGCCGCATCCAGCCCGCCCGCTTCCCGGCCGTGTTCGGCCCGGGTGGCGACCAGCCGCTGGACACCACCGCCGTCCGCGACGGCTTCGCCGCGCTCGCTCGCGAGATCCGGGCGGCCACCGGCGACGACCGCACCCCGGAACAGGTGGCCGAGGGATACCTGCGCATCGCGGTCGCCGGCATCGCCGGCGCGATCAAGCGGATCTCCGTCCAGCAGGGCCACGACGTCACCCGCTACGCCCTCACCACCTTCGGCGGCGCCGGGGGCCAGCACGCCTGCAAGGTCGCCGACGCCCTCGGCATCCGCACCGTCCTGGTGCCGCCCATGGCCGGTGTCCTCTCCGCGCTCGGCATCGGCCTCGCCGACACCACCGCGATGCGCGAGCAGTCCGTCGAGGCACCCCTCACCGAGGCGGCGATGCCCGGCGTCCGCGACACCGCCGACGCGCTGGAGGCCGCCGCCCGCGCCGAACTCCGCGCCGAGCACGTGCCGGAGAACCGCGTCCGCACCGCCCGCCGCGCCCAGCTCCGCTACGACGGCACCGACACCACCCTCACCGTCGACCTCACCGCACCCGATGCCATGCGGCGCGCCTTCGAAGAACGACACCGCGCCACCTACTCCTTCACCCTGGACCGCGACATCGTCGTCGAAGCCCTCTCCGTGGAAGCCACCGGCCTCACCCCGCCCCCCGATCTCTCCGCCCTCGCCCCGTACGAAGGCACCCCCGCCGCACCCGACGCCGTCCGCCTGCACACCGGCGGCGCCTGGCGCGACGTCCCCCTGCACCGCCGGGAGTCCCTGCCGCCCGGCCACACCGTCACCGGCCCCGCGATCGTCACCGAGGCCGGCACCACGACCGTCGTCGACGAGGGCTGGCAGGCCACCGCGAACGACCACGGACATCTGGTGATGGAACGGACGGTCGTCACGGAGAGTTCCCGGCCCGACACGGAAGTCGACCCGGTCCTGCTGGAGGTCTTCAACAACCTCTTCATGTCCGTCGCCGAGCAGATGGGCGCCCAGCTGGAGTCCACCGCCCAGTCGGTCAACATCAAGGAACGCCTGGACTTCTCCTGCGCCCTGTTCGACCCGGACGGCAATCTGGTGGCCAACGCCCCGCACATCCCCGTCCACCTGGGTTCCATGGGCACCAGCGTCAAGGAGGTCGTCCGCCGCCGGGGTGCGCGGATGCGGCCCGGCGACAGCTACGCCGTCAACGACCCGTACCACGGCGGCACCCACCTGCCCGACGTCACCGTGATCACCCCGGTGTTCGGCGGCGGGCCCGGTGACCCCGAGATCCTCTTCCATGTCGCCTCGCGCGGACACCACGCCGAGATCGGCGGCATCGCCCCCGGCTCCATGCCGGCGGGCAGTCGCACCATCGAGGAGGAGGGCGTCCTCTTCGACAACTGGCTGCTCACCGAGGACGGCCGCCTGCGCGAGGAGGAGACCCGGCGCCTGCTCACCGACGCCCCCCACCCCTCGCGCAACCCCGCCACCAACCTCGCCGACCTGCGCGCCCAGATCGCCGCCAACCGCAAGGGCGCCGACGAACTGGGCCGCATGACCGAGGAGTTCGGCCTCGACGTGGTCCAGGCGTACATGCGGCACGTCCAGGACAACGCCGAGGAATCCGTCCGGCGCGTCATCGACGCCCTGGACGACGGGGAGTACGCCTACGAGACCGACTCGGGCGCCGTCATCCGGGTCCAGGTGCGGGTCGACCGGGCCGCGCGCCGGGCCACCGTCGACTTCACCGGCACCTCCGCCCAGCTCGGCACCAACTTCAACGCCCCCTCAGCCGTCGTCCACGCGGCCGTGCTGTACGTCTTCCGCACCCTGGTCGCCGACGACATCCCACTCAATGACGGCTGCCTGCGCCCCCTCGACATCGTCGTACCGCCCGGCTCGATGCTCGCCCCCGAGGCGCCCGCCGCCGTGGTCGCGGGCAATGTGGAGACCTCCCAGGCCATCACCGGCGCCCTCTACGCCGCGCTCGGCGTCCAGGCCGAGGGCTCCGGCACGATGAACAACGTCACCTTCGGCAACGACGACCACCAGTACTACGAGACGATCGCCTCCGGTTCGGGTGCGGGCGACACCTTTCCGGGCGCCGATGTGGTGCAGACCCATATGACCAACTCCCGCCTCACCGACCCCGAGGTGCTGGAGTGGCGACTGCCCGTCCGGCTGGACGAGTTCGCGGTACGGCGGGGGAGTGGCGGCGCCGGACGGCAGCGGGGCGGGGACGGCGCGGTGCGCCGCATCCGCTTCCTGGAACCGATGACCGTCTCCGCCCTCTCCCAGCACCGCCGCGTCCCCCCGTACGGTATGGCGGGCGGCGCACCCGGCGCCCTCGGCGCCAACCGGGTCGAGCACGCCGACGGCACGGTCACCGACCTGGGCGCCAGCGGCTCGGCCGAGGTCGCGCCCGGAGACGTACTCGTCGTCGAAACCCCTGGTGGCGGCGGCTACGGCACGCCACCGGACGACCCCGCCCGACACTGA
- a CDS encoding DUF742 domain-containing protein, which yields MSGEGQRSGGHWFDDEAGPVVRPYAMTRGRTSSPGQHVLDLIAVVVTEPDAGDPEDDPTLAPEHVEIVGLCRDEPQSVAELAAGLDLPVGVVRVLIGDLVHAELVHVTRPVPPAELPDESILRDVIDGLRAL from the coding sequence ATGAGCGGAGAGGGTCAGAGAAGCGGCGGCCACTGGTTCGACGACGAGGCGGGTCCTGTGGTCCGCCCGTACGCCATGACCCGTGGCCGCACCAGCAGCCCCGGCCAGCACGTCCTCGACCTGATCGCGGTCGTCGTCACCGAACCGGACGCCGGCGACCCCGAGGACGATCCGACGCTGGCGCCGGAGCATGTGGAGATCGTCGGCCTCTGCCGGGACGAACCGCAGTCGGTCGCCGAACTCGCCGCCGGACTCGATCTGCCCGTAGGAGTCGTACGCGTCCTCATCGGGGACCTCGTGCACGCCGAACTCGTCCATGTGACGCGCCCGGTGCCCCCGGCCGAGCTGCCGGACGAGAGTATTCTGCGCGACGTGATCGACGGCCTCCGGGCGCTGTGA
- a CDS encoding roadblock/LC7 domain-containing protein — MTAPNATGHTDSKKNKKKELNWLLDDLVDRVASIRKAVVLSGDGLAMGVSTDLTREDSEHLAAVASGFHSLAKGVGRHFEAGNVRQTVVELDDAFLFVTAAGDGSCLAVFSDADSDVGQVAYEMTLLVKRVGVHLGSAPRSEPPVGG; from the coding sequence ATGACCGCACCGAACGCGACCGGCCACACGGACAGCAAGAAGAACAAGAAGAAGGAGCTGAACTGGCTCCTCGACGACCTGGTCGACCGGGTCGCCAGCATCCGCAAGGCCGTCGTCCTGTCCGGCGACGGCCTGGCCATGGGCGTGTCCACCGACCTGACCAGGGAGGACAGCGAGCACCTGGCCGCCGTGGCATCGGGCTTCCACAGCCTCGCCAAGGGGGTGGGCCGCCACTTCGAGGCGGGCAACGTCCGGCAGACCGTGGTCGAGCTGGACGACGCCTTCCTCTTCGTCACCGCCGCCGGCGACGGAAGCTGCCTCGCCGTGTTCTCCGACGCCGACTCCGACGTCGGCCAGGTCGCCTACGAGATGACGCTGCTGGTCAAGCGGGTCGGCGTCCATCTGGGCAGCGCCCCGCGCAGCGAGCCGCCCGTAGGCGGGTAG
- a CDS encoding sensor histidine kinase, translating into MRFRGKSIRRKIVALLLVPLVALTVVWAFATVLTGSEVARSLRVSRAVKEIGHPTEDTVRDLQHERRQSLVYLADPRAADALAELHRSRTATDRALAGLRANARNPKTRDALRGEDGERLTTALDALGGLESLRRSVEERTLTRDGALDLYNRLVDPCYALVAAVDGVDDVEMDKQAGALVNTGRARELLSREDAILGSALVVGSLSREEAREVSDLVAQRTLLYDVSLPLLPAPERDRYESYWRNATTAPLRAAEREVIDTGAGIPRGVTTASWHAVAGGVLEDLGTMDDQAGARFRDRVRPVTYGVIAQAAVAGVLGLAALLVSLVLSVRVGRRLIRDLKRLRTEAHEASAVRLPHVMRRLSAGEPVDVESEVPRPEYDQNEIGEVGRALNTLQRAAVEAAVKQSELRAGVSEVFVNLARRSQVLLHKQLTLLDTMERRTEDTDELADLFRLDHLTTRMRRHAEGLVILSGAAPSRQWRRPVRLMDVVRASVAEVEDYERVEVRRLPRVAVIGPAVSDLTHLVAELLENATLFSPPHTNVHVVGERVANGFALEIHDRGLGMTAEALLDANLRLAETPEFELSDTDRLGLFVVSRLARRQHVRVSLQPSPYGGTTAVVLIPDALLTDDAPDTNGIGIRLGDLSKETQRTRERGTARPVERDEPAEPGAGVDRPALDAPAEEFPSVLAEEDSELGGIFRARSLAPADVHDPAGLVPPPRREPPKLVSSHGEPVAAQGEPFGAEADGPPPLPTRRRGDSGRRPTPRTARTATADRPEAPPAEAEALPPELPRRTRTGPDTPDPISAAAAHAAPAPADPAPDGTAPLPKRVRQANLAPQLRREPDRRPENTFEPAVRDADEVRSRMASLQRGWERGREENAEGDRAHSGTAQGTTEGDGR; encoded by the coding sequence ATGCGGTTTCGCGGGAAGTCGATCCGCCGGAAGATCGTGGCGCTGCTTCTCGTGCCGCTGGTGGCCCTGACCGTCGTCTGGGCCTTCGCCACCGTGCTGACGGGAAGTGAGGTCGCCCGGTCGCTGCGCGTCTCACGCGCCGTGAAGGAAATCGGCCACCCCACCGAGGACACCGTCCGCGACCTGCAGCACGAGCGCCGGCAGAGCCTGGTCTACCTCGCCGACCCGCGCGCCGCCGACGCCCTCGCCGAGCTGCACCGCTCCCGCACCGCCACCGACCGCGCCCTGGCCGGCCTCCGCGCCAACGCCCGGAACCCCAAGACCCGCGACGCGCTGCGCGGCGAGGACGGCGAACGCCTCACCACCGCCCTCGACGCCCTCGGCGGCCTGGAGTCCCTGCGCCGCAGCGTCGAGGAGCGCACCCTCACCCGCGACGGCGCCCTCGACCTCTACAACCGCCTGGTCGACCCCTGCTACGCGCTGGTCGCCGCGGTCGACGGCGTCGACGACGTGGAGATGGACAAGCAGGCCGGAGCCCTCGTCAACACCGGCCGCGCCCGGGAACTCCTCTCCCGCGAGGACGCCATCCTCGGCTCCGCCCTGGTGGTCGGCAGCCTCTCCCGAGAGGAGGCCCGCGAGGTCTCCGACCTCGTCGCCCAGCGCACCCTCCTCTACGACGTCAGCCTCCCGCTGCTGCCCGCGCCGGAACGCGACCGCTACGAGAGCTACTGGCGCAACGCCACGACCGCGCCCCTGCGGGCGGCCGAGCGCGAGGTCATCGACACCGGCGCCGGCATCCCGCGCGGTGTCACCACCGCGAGCTGGCACGCCGTCGCCGGAGGCGTCCTGGAAGACCTCGGCACCATGGACGACCAGGCCGGCGCCCGCTTCCGCGACCGGGTACGGCCCGTCACCTACGGCGTCATCGCCCAGGCCGCCGTCGCCGGCGTCCTCGGCCTCGCGGCCCTCCTCGTGTCCCTCGTGCTGTCCGTGCGTGTCGGCCGCCGCCTCATCCGCGACCTCAAGCGGCTGCGGACCGAGGCCCACGAGGCGTCCGCCGTCCGGCTGCCCCACGTGATGCGCCGCCTCTCCGCGGGCGAACCGGTCGACGTGGAGAGCGAGGTGCCCCGGCCCGAGTACGACCAGAACGAGATCGGCGAGGTCGGCCGCGCCCTCAACACCCTCCAGCGGGCCGCCGTCGAGGCCGCCGTGAAGCAGTCCGAGCTGCGCGCCGGGGTCTCCGAGGTGTTCGTCAACCTCGCCCGCCGCAGCCAGGTGCTGCTGCACAAGCAGCTCACCCTGCTGGACACCATGGAGCGCCGCACCGAGGACACCGACGAACTCGCGGACCTCTTCCGGCTGGACCACCTCACCACCCGCATGCGCCGCCACGCCGAGGGCCTGGTGATCCTCTCCGGCGCCGCCCCCTCCCGCCAGTGGCGCCGCCCGGTCCGGCTGATGGACGTCGTCCGCGCCTCCGTCGCCGAGGTGGAGGACTACGAGCGCGTGGAGGTACGGCGGCTGCCCCGCGTCGCCGTCATCGGCCCCGCCGTCTCCGACCTCACCCACCTCGTGGCCGAACTGCTGGAGAACGCCACGCTGTTCTCGCCCCCGCACACCAATGTGCACGTGGTGGGGGAACGGGTCGCCAACGGCTTCGCGCTGGAGATCCACGACCGGGGCCTCGGCATGACCGCCGAGGCGCTGCTCGACGCCAACCTGCGGCTCGCCGAGACCCCCGAGTTCGAGCTGTCCGACACCGACCGGCTCGGCCTGTTCGTGGTCAGCCGCCTCGCCCGCCGCCAGCACGTACGCGTCTCGCTCCAGCCGTCCCCCTACGGCGGCACCACGGCCGTCGTCCTCATCCCCGACGCGCTGCTCACCGACGACGCCCCCGACACCAACGGCATCGGCATCCGGCTCGGCGACCTCTCCAAGGAGACCCAGCGGACCAGGGAACGCGGCACCGCCCGGCCCGTGGAACGCGACGAACCGGCCGAGCCGGGCGCCGGCGTGGACCGCCCGGCCCTGGACGCTCCCGCCGAGGAGTTCCCGAGCGTGCTGGCGGAGGAGGACAGCGAACTCGGCGGCATCTTCCGCGCCCGCAGCCTCGCCCCCGCCGACGTCCACGACCCGGCCGGGCTCGTCCCGCCGCCCCGGCGCGAGCCGCCGAAGCTGGTCAGCTCGCACGGCGAGCCCGTCGCCGCGCAGGGCGAACCCTTCGGCGCCGAGGCCGACGGCCCCCCGCCGCTGCCCACCCGCCGCCGGGGCGACTCCGGCCGGCGTCCCACGCCGAGGACCGCCCGCACCGCCACCGCGGACCGGCCCGAGGCCCCGCCCGCCGAGGCCGAGGCGCTGCCCCCGGAGCTGCCGCGCCGGACCCGGACCGGCCCGGACACCCCCGACCCGATCAGCGCGGCGGCCGCCCACGCGGCCCCCGCCCCCGCCGACCCGGCGCCCGACGGCACCGCCCCGCTGCCCAAGCGTGTCCGCCAGGCCAACCTGGCGCCGCAGCTGAGGCGCGAGCCCGACCGGCGCCCCGAGAACACCTTCGAGCCCGCCGTACGCGACGCCGACGAGGTGCGCTCGCGGATGGCGTCGCTCCAGCGCGGCTGGGAGCGCGGCCGTGAGGAGAACGCTGAGGGCGACCGAGCCCACAGCGGCACAGCACAAGGAACGACTGAGGGAGACGGTCGATGA
- a CDS encoding NAD(P)/FAD-dependent oxidoreductase: MRTVTIVGASLAGLYAARELRAQGYDGRLVVVGDEPHPPYDRPPLSKDFLTGRADEDRLALTDAEERAGLDAEWLLGVRARGLDTAARTVLLEDGRTLATDGLVIATGAKARPLPGAHTLRTLDDARALRARLTEGPQQVVVIGGGFIGAETAASCAALGHDVTVLEAAPLPLLPQLGPQMAAVCATLHRRAGVRFRTGTGVTGLRRTGPATAVDLADGHTLSADIVIAGIGAVPNTAWLAGSTLALGDGVLCDEGCVTASPQVVAVGDVARVGGVRAEHWTSATEQPRAAVTNLLAGRTLATPHPVPYFWSDQYGSRIQFAGRYRPGDTVRVTEGELLDEGPGDDGFLARYERDGTTVAVLAVDRPRPFTRARRELGRAVETATT; this comes from the coding sequence ATGAGGACCGTGACCATCGTCGGCGCCTCCCTCGCCGGGCTGTACGCCGCACGCGAGCTGCGCGCGCAGGGGTACGACGGCCGGCTGGTCGTCGTCGGCGACGAACCGCACCCGCCCTACGACCGCCCGCCGCTCTCCAAGGACTTCCTGACCGGCCGCGCGGACGAGGACCGGCTCGCCCTGACGGACGCCGAGGAGCGGGCCGGCCTCGACGCCGAATGGCTGCTCGGCGTCCGCGCCCGGGGCCTCGACACCGCCGCCCGCACCGTCCTGCTGGAGGACGGCCGCACCCTGGCCACGGACGGCCTGGTCATCGCCACCGGCGCGAAGGCCCGGCCGCTTCCCGGCGCCCACACCCTGCGCACCCTGGACGACGCCCGCGCCCTGCGCGCCCGGCTCACCGAGGGCCCGCAGCAGGTCGTCGTGATCGGAGGGGGCTTCATCGGCGCCGAGACCGCCGCGTCCTGCGCCGCCCTCGGCCACGACGTCACCGTGCTCGAAGCCGCCCCGCTGCCCCTGCTGCCCCAACTCGGCCCGCAGATGGCCGCCGTGTGCGCCACACTGCACCGCCGGGCCGGCGTACGGTTCCGCACCGGGACCGGGGTCACCGGCCTGCGGCGGACCGGGCCGGCCACGGCCGTGGACCTGGCCGACGGCCACACCCTGAGCGCGGACATCGTGATCGCCGGGATCGGCGCCGTCCCGAACACCGCCTGGCTGGCGGGCTCCACGCTCGCCCTCGGCGACGGCGTGCTCTGCGACGAGGGGTGCGTGACCGCGTCGCCCCAGGTGGTCGCCGTCGGCGATGTGGCCCGCGTGGGCGGCGTACGCGCCGAGCACTGGACCTCGGCCACCGAGCAGCCCCGCGCCGCCGTCACCAACCTGCTCGCCGGGCGCACCCTCGCCACCCCGCACCCGGTGCCCTACTTCTGGTCCGACCAGTACGGGTCCCGCATCCAGTTCGCGGGCCGGTACCGGCCGGGGGACACCGTCCGCGTCACCGAGGGCGAACTCCTGGACGAAGGGCCGGGCGACGACGGCTTCCTGGCCCGCTACGAACGCGACGGCACCACCGTCGCCGTACTCGCGGTGGACCGGCCCCGGCCCTTCACCCGCGCCCGGCGCGAACTCGGCAGGGCGGTCGAGACCGCCACGACATGA
- a CDS encoding bifunctional 3-phenylpropionate/cinnamic acid dioxygenase ferredoxin subunit, translating to MIPVCRQEDLPEGESVRVDTAPPIAVFRTDDGSLYAVDDTCTHQDASLSEGWLEGCLIECPLHAAAFDLRTGVPTCLPARHALRTHLVTVEEGVIHVHVTVREGTAA from the coding sequence GTGATCCCCGTCTGCCGTCAGGAAGACCTCCCCGAGGGCGAATCCGTCCGGGTCGACACCGCCCCGCCGATCGCCGTGTTCCGCACCGACGACGGCTCGCTCTACGCCGTCGACGACACCTGCACCCACCAGGACGCCTCGCTCTCCGAGGGCTGGCTGGAGGGCTGTCTGATCGAATGCCCGCTGCACGCCGCCGCGTTCGACCTGCGCACCGGCGTCCCGACCTGCCTCCCGGCCCGGCACGCCCTGCGCACCCACCTCGTCACCGTGGAGGAGGGCGTGATCCACGTCCATGTCACGGTGCGCGAGGGAACGGCCGCCTGA